One region of Manis pentadactyla isolate mManPen7 chromosome 9, mManPen7.hap1, whole genome shotgun sequence genomic DNA includes:
- the LOC118912145 gene encoding olfactory receptor 52J3-like — translation MLYQNGSSLHPATFFLIGIPGLEGIHAWISLPFCSIYLVALVGNATILLVIKMEQTLQEPMFYFLALLSTTDLALCTTAVPRMLGILWFDAHEINFGACVAQMFLIHAFTGMEDDVLVAMAFDRYVAICTPLHYKSIMTSRVLVGITMCIVIHPVLLVLPIVYLIYHLPFCQTRIIAHSYCEHMGIAKLSCGNISINAIYGLFVVSLFLLNLVLIGISYVYILRSVFRLPSRDARLKALNTCGSHVGVMCVFYVPSVFSFLTHRFGHNIPRYIHILVANLYLVIPPSLNPIIYGVRTKQIREQVLRVFSAH, via the coding sequence ATGCTTTATCAAAATGGCAGCAGTTTACACCCAGCGACGTTTTTCCTCATCGGAATCCCAGGTCTGGAAGGTATCCACGCCTGGATCTCCCTGCCTTTCTGCTCTATTTACCTTGTGGCTTTAGTGGGAAATGCCACAATTCTGCTAGTCATCAAGATGGAGCAGACCCTCCAGGAGCCCATGTTCTACTTTCTGGCCCTCCTTTCCACGACTGATCTGGCCCTTTGTACAACCGCTGTGCCCCGCATGCTGGGCATCCTCTGGTTTGATGCCCATGAGATTAACTTTGGCGCTTGTGTGGCCCAGATGTTTCTGATCCATGCGTTCACTGGCATGGAGGATGATGTCCTTGTGGCCATGGCATTTGACCGTTACGTGGCGATCTGTACTCCTCTTCACTACAAGTCCATCATGACGTCCCGGGTGCTGGTGGGCATCACCATGTGCATTGTAATTCATCCAGTCCTGCTCGTACTTCCCATAGTTTATCTTATCTACCACCTACCCTTCTGCCAGACTCGTATAATAGCTCATTCCTACTGTGAGCACATGGGCATTGCAAAACTGTCCTGTGGAAACATCAGTATCAATGCCATCTATGGGCTCTTTGtggtctctctcttccttctgaacCTGGTCCTTATCGGCATCTCCTACGTTTACATTCTCCGCTCTGTCTTCCGCCTCCCATCGCGGGACGCCCGGCTCAAAGCCCTGAACACGTGCGGCTCCCATGTTGGGGTCATGTGTGTTTTCTATGTTCCCTCGGTCTTCTCCTTCCTCACTCACCGATTTGGGCACAACATACCACGCTATATTCACATTCTTGTCGCCAACCTGTACCTGGTGATTCCCCCTTCCCTCAACCCCATCATTTACGGTGTGAGGACCAAGCAGATACGCGAGCAAGTGCTCCGTGTCTTTTCTGCACACTAG